In the genome of Zobellia nedashkovskayae, the window GATTTTGGGGTGCGTTTTGGTTATTACATCGGTATTACGATAGCCCTCAAGATACAGGAGCCAATGGTAAACGAAGGACCGAGATAGACTGGGAATTTGTGCGCGGACCTGGAGGAGAATTTCTAGGTGGTCCTTATGATACAGATCGCATACCTGTGGCGTACCATTATGACGATGGCCAGTGGTCTATATCGGGTGGTGGATTTAAAGGACCCAACGGCTCTCCTGGTCTATCTGTACAGTGTGATGGTACTGAGATAACCAATGTAGTAGGTCTTGGACCGGTCAAACAACCCAGTGGCGAAGATTTAGCAGGTAATTGGCACCGATATGGTGTTTGGAAGACAGATAATTTTGTGAAGTGGTATTTGGATGGAGAATTAGTTGCTAGTGTATGTGATCCTGCTATTGTTAGTCAAATAGAGATGTATCCGATTATAAACATTGCTATTGGCGGTAATTTTCCTGGTCCACCAAATCCGGAAGACTATCCTACCTCCATGCTAGTAGATTACATATCATTGTGGGAACCACCGGTTAAGTAATACTAAACTCTTCCTAACTATATAAAGTTTCGGTTATTTTAATAATTCATTTTGCCCCAATACGGGTATAAGCAAAACCTATGGGATATGTAACACAAGTTACTATGGACTAGAGGACTAATGGGTAGTTTTGCTTAACGAATTTAAAACATAACGATTATGGAAACCTTAGAATTAAAGTTAGGATTAAGTCAAGATTATAGAATGGATGTTTCAGGGAAATTGAACTTTCTTTTAGCAGATTTTCAAATTTATTATATGAACCTAAGAGGTTTGCATTGGAATGCTAAAGGGCGAAGATTTTTTATGTTACATGAAAAGTTTGAAGAACTTTATAATGAGACTAATGATGTGGTTGATGAAATAGCAGAGCGAATTCTGTCAATAGGCGAAAAACCATTACATACTTTTGATGATTATTTGCAAAGCAAAACTATTAGAGTCACTAAGAATATTTCTGATGGGGACCTTGCTGTCAATTCAATATTAGATAACCTAAATGAACTATTAATTCAAGAACGGAATATTTTAGAAATTGCTTCGGAAAATAACGATGAAGGCACAGCTTCTTTAATGAGTGATTTAATTGCAGGTCAAGAAAAATTAATCTGGATGCTAACTGCTTATCTAAGTTAAATCTCTAATTTAAACAGTATAAAAAAAAGCAAAAATCTAGCTAGATTTTTGCTTTTTTTTATTTCAAATTTTTCATGGAAATCAAAATTCTGTGAATAGTAAAAGGATATTTTATGTTTACTGCTTGAAATAGCTTTTTGGATAAAATATGAGGAAGGGAGGGCAGATTTTAATGCTTTTATCTGTATTACGAAACCCCGTTATTTTTAGGTTTAATACAGACGCACAAGATTTTAAGTTGAAAAATTACCATTTTTTACGAATTCCATATTTAAAGGCATGAATTTTTAGTATCATAATTCTCCTTTTTGCATAGGGTCATATATCTTAGTGTATCCTTTTTTTCTGATTAGGGTTTCTTATTCTAAGAGTATTCTGTTTAGTTGTGTTTTTGGCTATGGGGAGTGCGGTAGAAAATAGAGGTTCTACGGTAATAGACAAGTGTAAATAAAAAATGATTCAATAATGTGGTACGTAAAAAATGCATTGACGCGAAAGAATTTAATGGCATTAACAGGTCTGTTCCTTTCCTTTTTTCTTATCATTCATTTATTGGGTAATCTTCAACTTTTATTGCCAGCAGCAGAAGCCAAACTACAGTATAACTGGTATAGTCATTTGTTGGCTGGTAATATGGTAATAAAAGTGATATCCATAGTTCTTTACGCATGCATTTTATTGCATACCATAGATGCCATTTATATGAGTCTAAAAAGTAAAAAAGCCAATGGCCCGGGCTACGCAAAAGACAAACGGGGAAGGGCAAGCAAATGGTACGCTCGTAACATGATGTTTTTGGGAAGTATTGTTTTTCTCTTTTTGGTGATACATTTCAAAGACTTTTGGTACCACTATAAGTTTGGAGAATTGCCTCTGGATGAAAATGGAAACAAAGATTTATATACCCTGGTCATTGCTGCATTTGACCAATTGTGGTACGTTATTTTGTATGTTGTAGCCATAATAGCCTTGGGGTATCATTTGTTGCATGGGGTCTTTAGTGCACATAGAACACTGGGCCTTTATCATCCTTTATACTCTAAAATAGTAAAGTTTTTAGGAATGGCATATGCCGTTATTATGACTGTTGGCTATGTTATAATACCTGTTTTTATTTATCTAAACCGTTAAGCAGATGGAAAATTCTTTGAACACAAAAATACCGGAAGGACCACTTAGTGAAAAGTGGAATACGTATAAAAAGAAAGCTAAATTGGTAAGTCCCAATAACCGTAAAAAGCTGGAAGTTATTGTGGTAGGAACAGGTTTGGCAGGGGCTTCTGCCGCAGCTTCACTTGCGGAGATGGGCTATAATGTAAAGAGTTTTTGCTTTCAGGACTCTCCTAGAAGGGCCCATTCTGTGGCTGCACAGGGAGGTGTAAACGCAGCAAAGAATTATAAAAATGATGGGGATAGCGTGTACAGGATGTTTTATGATACCCTAAAGGGAGGTGATTTTCGCTCTCGGGAAGCAAACACGTATCGTCTTGCAGAATGTTCGGCTAATTTAATAGATCAAGCAACTGCCCAAGGTGTCCCTTTTGCAAGGGAATATAGTGGGTATCTTAGAAATCGTTCGTTTGGCGGTGTTCAGGTATCCAGAACCTTTTATGCAAGGGGCCAGACGGGGCAACAGTTATTATTAGGTTCTTATCAAGCTCTAATGCGGCAGGTTAATACCGGAAAAGTCAGCTTATACGCAAGACACGAAATGTTAGACCTTGTGCTTATTGAAGGTAAGGCCAAGGGGATTATCGCTAGAAATTTAGACACCGGAAATGTGGAGCGCCATGGAGCGCATGCCGTAGTACTCGCTACTGGAGGTTTTGGTAAAATCTATTATCTATCTACTTTGGCAATGGGCTGTAATGTCTCTGCCATCTGGCGGGCGCATAAAAAGGGAGCGTTTATGGCCAATCCCAGCTGGACACAAATTCACCCTACCTGTTTACCACAAAGCGGGGAATACCAGTCTAAACTCACTTTAATGTCGGAATCATTACGAAACGATGGCAGGATATGGGTGCCGAAGGATAAAAACGAAACCCGAAAAGCCAACGATATTCCGGAAGACGAACGCGATTATTATTTGGAACGGAAATATCCTGCTTTTGGAAATCTAGCCCCCAGGGATATCGCTTCCAGATCGGCTAAAGAACAAATAGACGAAGGAAAGGGTGTTGGGGAACTGAAAAACGCCGTTTACCTAGATTTTTCAAGGGCACTACAAGAATATGGAAAGGATGTTATTGTGGAACGCTACGGGAATTTGTTTTCGATGTACAAGAAAATAACCGACATAGATGCCTATTTGGAACCGATGAAAATTTCTCCCGCAGCCCATTTCTCTATGGGAGGGCTTTGGGTAGACTATGAGCTAATGACAACCATACCAGGACTTTTTGCCATTGGTGAGGCTAATTTTTCAGATCATGGCGCAAACAGATTGGGCGCTAATTCACTATTGCAAGCATGTGTAGATGGGTATTTTGTTTTGCCTTATACACTTCAGAATTTTCTTGCAGACGAAATTAAGAATCCCAAAACAGATATTAATCATCCTGAATTTGACAAGGCAGAAGAGGCCGTTAAAAAGCAGATGGAAGGGTTTCTTGCTACCAAGGGTAACAAAACTGCAGAAGAATTCCATAAGGTATTGGGAAGCGAACTTTATGATAAATGCGGTTTATCACGTTCTAAAGAAGGTCTTGAAAAAGCTATTGAAAGCATCAGACAATTACGAAAAGAATTTAAGGAGAATCTTATTGTACCCGGTGATGCTTCGGAAGTAAACAGTGAACTTGAAAAAGCCGGTAGGGTAGCGGATTATATGGAAATTGCGGAACTGATGTGCGTTGATGCACTGCAAAGAGAAGAATCTTGTGGTGCCCATTTCAGAATAGAATATCAAACCGAGGAAGGAGAAGCTAAAAGAGACGATGCTCATTTCTGCTATTCTTCTGCCTGGGAATGGCATAAGGACCCATCTACACCAATATTAAATAAAGAGAATTTGACCTTTGAAACTGTAACACCTTCCGTGCGAAGCTATAAATAAAAAAGAATGAAAATACACTTAAAAATATGGCGACAAAAGGATAGCCACAGTAAGGGAGAAATTAAAGAATATACTTTGGATGATGTTCACCAAGAAATGTCTTTTTTGGAGATGCTAGACACCCTGAATATAAAATTGGTTAAAAAAGGGGAGCGTCCCGTAGAGTTTGACCATGATTGTAGAGAAGGTATTTGTGGCCAATGCGGAGTCATGATAAACGGTATAGCCCACGGTCCTTTAAAAAACACCACTACCTGCCAGCTTCATATGCGTTCTTTTAAAGATGGAGATACCATATATGTAGAACCTTTTAAGGCAACCGCTTTTCCCGTAGTCAGAGACTTGAAAATCAATCGTTCTTCATTGGACCATATTATCACCTCGGGAGGTTATGTTTCCGTAGATACCGGTCAAGCTCCGGAGGCCAATACCATACCAATTGCCAACGAAATTGCAGAAGCTGCTTTTGACTCTGCTGCATGTATTGGTTGTGGCGCTTGTGTGGCAAGTTGTAAAAACTCTAGTGCAGCATTGTTTACTAGTGCTAAGATTACCCAATTGGAACTCTTGCCACAAGGTCAAAAAGAAACTAGGAAAAGGGTAGTGGCTATGGTAAATCAGATGGAGGAAGAAAGTTTTGGACATTGCACAAATACGGAGGCTTGCCAGGTAGAGTGTCCTGAAGATATTTCGGTACTGAATATCGCTCGGATGAATTACGAGTATAACAAGTCCAAAATACTAAACTAAAATTTTGAAAATCAGCGGTTCTATTTCAGGAAAAGCTATCAATAATTTTCTAGCAACTTTAAATGTATTTTATTTTGACTCGATAATCGGGATTAAACGCTCTGACGTAGTTTACTTTATCATTTAATTACACCGCTAACAAACCAAATTTCTTTAAATGGTTTATTGGTTTAGAGAACCAAAAAAGTTCAAAATTCTCAAAGTCTTTTTCAAAATTCGTTTTTAAGCTTTTAAAAGAAGGTAAAACATCTGCCGAGGGCATAAGATTAGGAAGCTGATTTAAAAACCACGTTCCCTCTTCTAACTCTAGGGTAATGGCAATAGTTTCTTGTTTATCGTAAAACGTAAGGCTTAGCATCTCCCAAGATTTTCCTCGTTTTGTTTTTGTAATGACTTTGGAATTAGGTTCGCCACCTATCCAAACAATTTTAGCGTTAGGCTTAACCTTAAATTCAACAGGGGTATTTAATGAATCTTCAATAAAATAAGGTTCAATTTGAGTTTGGGGAATGGTAAAATCAAACCAATCTTGTATAGGCATATCAAAGCCAATACCGTGCATAAAATTAAAAAGTGATTTTTTCAGCCCAAAACTAAATATACCATGGTCAATACCGGTACTATCTTTAAACTGAACATCGTTGTTTGCAAAAGTAATATCTTCATAAGTAGGTACAATACCATAATCATGGGGAGCTAACCCTATTGGGCTATGCGCAGTTAACGCAAATTGATGCCAAAAACCAGATTGAATGATACCCAACTGAAACAACTGCCTGACCATTTCTAAGCTATCTACCGTTTCTTGAATGGTCTGAGTAGGATAGCCATACATTAGGTAACTATGCACCATAATATTAGCGCTGGTAAAATTGCGTGTAACCTGCGCTACTTGTTCTACAGTAACCCCTTTATCTATCAATTTCAATAACCGATCAGAGGCTACTTCTAAACCTCCCGAAATTGCAATACAACCAGATGCTTTTAAGAGCAAACACAGGTCTTGGGTGAAATTTTTCTCAAACCTAATATTCGCCCACCAGGTAACACAAAGATTTCTTTTTAAAATCTCTAAAGCCAAAGCTTTCATTAAAGATGGCGGTGCTGCTTCATCTACAAAATGAAAACCGTTTTCTTTAGTTTGCGCAATAACTTCCTCCATCCGGTCTACCAAAATACGCGCTGCAACAGGCTCATAAATCTTGATGTAATCTAAAGAAATATCACAGAAAGTACATTTTCCCCAATAACAGCCGTGTGCCATGGTTAATTTGTTCCAACGGCCATCGCTCCAAAGGCTATGCATAGGGTTTGCTACCTCTATTACGGAAATATAGGTGTCTAACAGTAGGTCTGAGTAATCTGGTGTGCCAACTTCGCTATGTTTATAATCCGGTTTGGTGCTATTGTTTTTGTACACAACCACACCGTTTTCTAGTAAAAAGGTGCGTTTTAGCTCCGTTTTTGAGTTATTTATGCAATAATTCGTCAATAATTCAACAGGTAACTCTCCGTCGTCCAAACTAATAAAGTCAAAAAAACTAAAAACCCGCGCATCTGAAATAGACCGTAATTCGGTATTAGGAAAGCCACCGCCCATGGCAATTTTTATGGAAGGGAAATTGTTTTTTATGTATTCTGCACATCTAAAAGCACTAAATAAATTACCAGGAAAAGGAACCGAAAAACATACCAATTTTGGCTTTACTTTGGTTAAATGCTCATGCAAAGTAGAAATCGTAAGTGTATCTATATAAGATAGATCATCTTGCAATGCTTCATACAACTCATCAAAAGAGTTTGCACTACGCCCTAATCGCTCTGCATAGCGGCTAAAGCCAAAATTAGGGTCGATACATTCTACTAAAAAATCGGATAAATCTTCTAAATACAAGGTAGCCAAATGTTTAGCTTTGTCCTGCATACCCATAGTACCAAAGGCCCAATCTAAATCGTCTAACTGATTAAAACGAGAAGCTTCCGGTAAAAATCCATCGGTACAAATCTGCCTTGCTAAAGTTTCGTTTTTACCTTGTAAAAATGAAATTACCGCGTCTATAGAATTTAAATACGCATGGCGCAACCCGTAAATTCGCTCACAATTTTCTGATACAATAGTTTTGTTTTCAAAAGCACTATCAAATAAAAACTGTAATTCTTTTCTAGTAAAAAGCGTATTAATGACCTCAATACCAAGGTCTAACTGAAAACTAGAAATCCCTTTCGTATTTAAAAAACCTTTAAGATATGCCGTTGCAGGGTACGGCGTGTTTAGTTGTGTAAAAGGTGGAGTAATAAGTAAAAGGTCTTTCAAAATAGGGACATATTATAACGCCAGAGCAATGTTTAGTAAGGAGGTTGGCCTATAATTTAGCGCCGCTTCTTTTTAGACCTGTGGCTGCTTTTTTGACGTGAATGACTGGAAGGAATGGCATCATCAAACGTATTTTTAACGGCTACAGGTTTAACGCTTTTCCAAGTCTTATTTTCTTTTTCAGGAACTAAAACATCTACTAAATCTTTTCTGCCCAACTTATTTAAAGTATTTCTAATCCAATCTTTATTACTTTTTTTATACCAAAAGAAGAAACGGTGTTGTTCATCCTTCTCTTTTTTGGATTTTGGGGTTTTAGTAGGTTTTAAAGTATAAGGATGATAACCACTATAATAAATAACCGTTGCAACCGTCATAGGAGTAGGAGTGAAGCCTTGTACTTGCTCTAACTGAAAGCCCATATCCTTAGTTTCCGCAGCTAGGTTTGCCATATCTTCTACTTCACAAGCCGGATGGTTTGATATAAAGTAAGGAATAAGCTGAAGTTTTAAGTTCTTCTTAATATTGATTTTGTCAAAACGCTCTTTAAACTTATGAAAATATTGAAAGGAAGGTTTGCGCATCAACTTTAAAACTGGGTCAGACGTGTGTTCTGGTGCGACTTTTAAACGTCCAGAAATATGTTTTGTCATCACCTCTTCCGTATAATCATCTAATTCTTGTGGGTCTGCATTTTTATTAAATTCAGGAACCAACATATCATGACGAATACCACTTCCAATAAATGATTTTTTTATTTTAGGGTGCTTATCTACAGCCTGGTATAATTCGGTTAGCGGTTTATGAGAAGTGTCTAAATTGCTACATATTACAGGTGAAATACATGAAGGAGCAACACATTTATCGCAAATGGATTGTACTTTCCCTTTCATTTGATACATATTAGCAGAAGGACCTCCAATATCTGATAGGTAGCCTTTAAAATCAGGCATATTAGCGACCTTGTCTACTTCTCTTAATACAGATTCTTTACTTCTACTAGCTATAAATTTTCCTTGATGTGCAGAAATTGTACAAAAACTACAACCTCCAAAACAACCCCGGTGAATGTTAATAGAAGTTTTGATCATTTCAAACGCGGGAATTGGCCCACGCTTATTATATTTTGGATGTGGCAATCGTGTGTAGGGCAAATCAAAAGAAGCATCAATTTCTTTTTCGGTCATTGTTGGGTATGGTGGATTGATGACCAACGTTCTGTCTTTTACCCCTTGAAAAATTCGTCTTGCTTTAAGTTTATTAGATTCTTGCTCTATAATTTTAAAATTAGAGGCAAACTTTTTCTTATCCTTTAAACAGACTTCATGCGATACAATTTCTACATCTTCCCAATTTTTATTTTTAGGAATGGACTCATCTTTATGTACTAAAAAAGCAGTTTGTTTTATGGTTCTTAAGCTAGAAAAAGGCACTCCTTTTTGCAATAGCTTAACCACTTCTCGTAAGGGTTGTTCACCCATACCATAAACCAACATATCTGCTTTGGAAGTTTCTAGTATACTTGGCATTAGCTTATCGCTCCAATAATCATAGTGAGTAACCCGCCGCAGCGAAGCTTCAATTCCCCCTATTAAAACAGGAACATCAGGAAACTTATCTTTTAAAATACTAGAATAAACAGATGTAGCATAATCAGGTCTAAATCCTTTATCACCATTTGGTGTATAGGCATCTTTATCTCTACGTTTTTTACTTGCTGTATAATTGCTTACCATAGGATCCATACAACCACCAGTAACGCCAAAAAACAATTTTGGTGTTCCTAACTTTGTAAAATCCTGCAAATCATCGGTCACACTTGGTTGCGGAACAATAGCCACTTTTAAGCCATAACTTTCTAAAATACGACCAATTACAGCTGGCCCAAATGACGGGTGGTCTACATAAGCGTCTCCGCTAAATAGAATAACATCTAATTCCTCCCAACCCCGAATTTTAACTTCTTTGTTCGTAGTTGGTAGCCAATCTGTAAGTTTGTTGGTTTGCATATGGTTGCAAAGATACGTTAAATTGGGTTTTGCAAGGCTAGGCTTAAATCTACTAGAGCAAATTTACTCAGTAGTTCAATAAAAGTTTTTGAAATATTAAAAAACGGAAGATTTTGATCTTTAGGTCATTTCCCTGAACATTTAGTATAAGAATAGTAGCCGATTGCGCGGTGCTTTCCTGTCAAGTTGCAAGAAAATTGAAGCGGGCTAAGCTATTTTATTTTATCATACCCCCAGTTATTATTTTTATACACTGTTGTGTATATGTTCTTTTATGATATTAATTTGTTATTTCAAGTATAGCACTTGCTAAAATATTATTTGAAGCTGCACCTACTAGTATTTCAAACTGACCTGGTTCTATTTTCCAATCTTCAGTTTCTGCGTCCCAAAACGCAAAATCTCTATCTTTTAATGTAAAATAAACGGTCTGTTTTTCTCCAGCAGCTAATGAAACCTTATGAAAATCTTTTAGCTCTTTTAAAGGTCGTTTAACCGATGACTCAACATCACGTACATATATCTGAACAATTTCTTTACCATCAACAGCACCTGTGTTTTCAATATCTATTTTTAAGTTGATTTTTTCGCCCGCTCTTATGGACTCGTTTTCTAATAGTAAGTTACTATATTCATATTCCGTGTACGATAAGCCAAAGCCAAAAGCATAAAGCGGCTCAATACCCTTATTTTCATACCAACGATAACCAACAAATACACCTTCGTCATACTTCACATCGATTATTGGGTCTATAATTCTGTGGTCTTCATCCCAACCTGTATACAGTTCTTTGCCTTTTGGTATATAACCATATCCTGGTGAATCTTCAAATTTTTTCTCAATGGTAATAGGTAATTTAGCAGATGGATTAGTAATACCAGCTACTATTTCAGTAAAACCTTTAAATCCAATTTGCCCTGGATACCAGCTATAAATTAATCCAGCAATATCATCATTCCATGCACTCATATTCATACCACTACCTGAGCTAACCGATACGACAGTGTTCTTATTTAATGCAGTAATACGCTTAATTTCATTATTAATATTTTCTGACAAATCAAATGATTTGTCCCATCCTTCAGAATCAAATGTTCCAGTACTATAAATCACATGACTGGCAGTTTTAATGTCTTCGTCAGTTGGATTTTCAATATAGGTCACTTTTTCACCATAAATCTCTTTAAGCGCTGTTAGCATTGTGACATGGTCATACCCAACAACCTCTGCAGCGCCACCTCCATGGGGTATTTTATCTGAATATTCGCCAGTGAGTAAAATCGAGATTTCACCTGTCTTAACAATAGGTAATATATTGTCATTCTTAAGCAGTACAATACTTTCTCTTCCGGTCTGCAAGGCGACTTCTATATGTTGGTCGAAGTTGTCAAAATAAGAAGCATCTTTTATTGGTCGCTCCAGTAGTCCCATTGCAATTTCTGTGGTAAGAATGTTGGTAACCATCCTGTCAATATCTTCTTCTTTTACTTTCCCTTCTTCAAGAAGCGATTTTGCTGAAGAACGTAAAAAGAATTCATCTTTCTTCATATAATCAGGGTATTCAGCTCTTGGTTCTCCTGGCATATCAAGATCAAGTCCCGATTTTATTACTTTTTCGGCATCATATACAGACCACCAATCACTCATAACCAGCCATTTAAATCCTAAATCTTCGCGTAAAATCCCCGTGATTACTTCCTTGCTTTGTCCGGCATACTCTCCATTTACTAAATTATAAGAAGTCATAACACCCATAACGCCTGCATCCACACCAGCTTCGAACGCTGGTAAATAAATTTCGTGTAATGTCCTTTTATCTACTACTGAATTTGATGTTCTTCTTTTGTAGTCCGTATTATTGGCCACAAAGTGTTTTAAAGTAGCCATAGTGCCCGTTCCTTGCATTCCAACCACATAATTCTCTATCATTCGAGCGGCTAGGTATGGATCTTCTCCAAAGTACTCAAAGTTTCTGCCATTTTGTGATACACGGTAGATGTTCATTCCGGGTCCTAATAACACTGCAATTTCACCAGCTCTACACTCTTCACCAATAGATTTTGCATAATTACTTGCCAACTCGGTATTCCATGTACTTGCTAAGGCTATTGGACTTGGAAAAGCAACCGATTTTTCAAGCTGATCATCAAGATGACGTCTAATGTTTACTCCCTGAGTAGCATCTGAGAGATACATTGCAGGTACATTAAATTTTTCAAACCCTTTTGTAAAAAATACATTGTGACCACCTATCAAAGAAATCTTCTCATCAATAGTCATCTGATTAAGAATTTCTACTGCTTGTTTTTTTGCATCGTTATAAGCAATAGGAGGTTGAAAAGGTTGAAATATGGTATTTGTTTTATATTCTTGGACATTAGGTTCGCTACAGGCACCAATAAGAGTAAATACTACAAGGAATGGAATTAATCTTTTCATGAGCTAAAATTAAAGAAAGGTCAATAATTAATAATTTAGAGTTATTTGCTCGGTTTTTTTGCATGATACACAACGTTCAGGCTATGCGTAGTATGGGTGCTGGTTTATAATTCCCATTGCGCCACCACTCGTAGCCAAATCTTTTTGTTTTGTTTTAATTTTTCCTGTCCGAAGCAAAATTCCAAAGATTTTGCGACCTCATAAAAATACGCAAACCCAGTGAATAATCACCTTAGCCCACATTACGTATAGGTCTTGTTAGCATTAGTGATTTTCGTTCAGCTTGGCACGTTTTGCTTGCGTTTTGCCTGGTTGTATTCACAAACTAGCTAAGAAGTCCATCTGCGCAATAGTTGCGTTTGAGTAGTGTCCATTTGCATAAACTAGCTAAGAAGTCCATCAGCGTAACAGTTGCGTTTGAGTCAGGTCCATTTGCATAAACTTGCTCAGGTTCCAATTATTTGCCAATCGAATTTGTTGTGTTTTTAAGAAACCAATTTTTTCCCTTTTATCACCCACAAAATAGGTCCTATAATTCCAATCATAGCGATAAGTATCCATTTTACTTTAGAACCTTTAAAATCTTTAGTTAGAATTAAATATACAGCATTAAAACTGGTATAAACTGACCAAAAACTTAAGATTAGAAAGGCAATTATTAATATGGGTTTAATTATTTCCATCATTAATGCTAACGGTTTAGCTAAGCGTAGTGCGGTAGTAAGGAAACTTTTCGTTTCCGTCTTAGCACGAAGCTAAAGCTTTTTGTTTAGTTTTAATTTTCTTGTCCAAAGCTAAATCCCAAAGATTTAGCGACTTTATAAATATACACAAACCTTTGGATTTAAAACCTTAGCCCACATTACGTTTAGGTTGTGTTGTGTGTAGTGCTTTTCACGTACTGAAATATCCATTCTCGTAAATACGTTTAAAAAGTCCATCAGTATTTTCCGCTAGTCTTATTATCGCGTCGTAGTCAAAAATGTATGGAATTAGAATATAAACCGGTTTTTCGTTCCTAAAATCAATCCCGATGGCTTCTCCAGCTCCATTATTACCAATAAGAAATATTTTAGAGTCAAATTGTTGAATCCCACATTCAGCATTTACGTTTTCTAGCTCTTCTGCCTTATGTAAAACCACGTATTCCTCTCCAATAAAACCTTCTCCACCATTAAATTTTTGAAATAATTCTACGTAATCTTTTGGCAAGTCCATTCGCAAACC includes:
- a CDS encoding Dps family protein, giving the protein METLELKLGLSQDYRMDVSGKLNFLLADFQIYYMNLRGLHWNAKGRRFFMLHEKFEELYNETNDVVDEIAERILSIGEKPLHTFDDYLQSKTIRVTKNISDGDLAVNSILDNLNELLIQERNILEIASENNDEGTASLMSDLIAGQEKLIWMLTAYLS
- a CDS encoding succinate dehydrogenase cytochrome b subunit codes for the protein MWYVKNALTRKNLMALTGLFLSFFLIIHLLGNLQLLLPAAEAKLQYNWYSHLLAGNMVIKVISIVLYACILLHTIDAIYMSLKSKKANGPGYAKDKRGRASKWYARNMMFLGSIVFLFLVIHFKDFWYHYKFGELPLDENGNKDLYTLVIAAFDQLWYVILYVVAIIALGYHLLHGVFSAHRTLGLYHPLYSKIVKFLGMAYAVIMTVGYVIIPVFIYLNR
- a CDS encoding fumarate reductase/succinate dehydrogenase flavoprotein subunit; this translates as MENSLNTKIPEGPLSEKWNTYKKKAKLVSPNNRKKLEVIVVGTGLAGASAAASLAEMGYNVKSFCFQDSPRRAHSVAAQGGVNAAKNYKNDGDSVYRMFYDTLKGGDFRSREANTYRLAECSANLIDQATAQGVPFAREYSGYLRNRSFGGVQVSRTFYARGQTGQQLLLGSYQALMRQVNTGKVSLYARHEMLDLVLIEGKAKGIIARNLDTGNVERHGAHAVVLATGGFGKIYYLSTLAMGCNVSAIWRAHKKGAFMANPSWTQIHPTCLPQSGEYQSKLTLMSESLRNDGRIWVPKDKNETRKANDIPEDERDYYLERKYPAFGNLAPRDIASRSAKEQIDEGKGVGELKNAVYLDFSRALQEYGKDVIVERYGNLFSMYKKITDIDAYLEPMKISPAAHFSMGGLWVDYELMTTIPGLFAIGEANFSDHGANRLGANSLLQACVDGYFVLPYTLQNFLADEIKNPKTDINHPEFDKAEEAVKKQMEGFLATKGNKTAEEFHKVLGSELYDKCGLSRSKEGLEKAIESIRQLRKEFKENLIVPGDASEVNSELEKAGRVADYMEIAELMCVDALQREESCGAHFRIEYQTEEGEAKRDDAHFCYSSAWEWHKDPSTPILNKENLTFETVTPSVRSYK
- a CDS encoding succinate dehydrogenase/fumarate reductase iron-sulfur subunit, coding for MKIHLKIWRQKDSHSKGEIKEYTLDDVHQEMSFLEMLDTLNIKLVKKGERPVEFDHDCREGICGQCGVMINGIAHGPLKNTTTCQLHMRSFKDGDTIYVEPFKATAFPVVRDLKINRSSLDHIITSGGYVSVDTGQAPEANTIPIANEIAEAAFDSAACIGCGACVASCKNSSAALFTSAKITQLELLPQGQKETRKRVVAMVNQMEEESFGHCTNTEACQVECPEDISVLNIARMNYEYNKSKILN
- a CDS encoding B12-binding domain-containing radical SAM protein encodes the protein MKDLLLITPPFTQLNTPYPATAYLKGFLNTKGISSFQLDLGIEVINTLFTRKELQFLFDSAFENKTIVSENCERIYGLRHAYLNSIDAVISFLQGKNETLARQICTDGFLPEASRFNQLDDLDWAFGTMGMQDKAKHLATLYLEDLSDFLVECIDPNFGFSRYAERLGRSANSFDELYEALQDDLSYIDTLTISTLHEHLTKVKPKLVCFSVPFPGNLFSAFRCAEYIKNNFPSIKIAMGGGFPNTELRSISDARVFSFFDFISLDDGELPVELLTNYCINNSKTELKRTFLLENGVVVYKNNSTKPDYKHSEVGTPDYSDLLLDTYISVIEVANPMHSLWSDGRWNKLTMAHGCYWGKCTFCDISLDYIKIYEPVAARILVDRMEEVIAQTKENGFHFVDEAAPPSLMKALALEILKRNLCVTWWANIRFEKNFTQDLCLLLKASGCIAISGGLEVASDRLLKLIDKGVTVEQVAQVTRNFTSANIMVHSYLMYGYPTQTIQETVDSLEMVRQLFQLGIIQSGFWHQFALTAHSPIGLAPHDYGIVPTYEDITFANNDVQFKDSTGIDHGIFSFGLKKSLFNFMHGIGFDMPIQDWFDFTIPQTQIEPYFIEDSLNTPVEFKVKPNAKIVWIGGEPNSKVITKTKRGKSWEMLSLTFYDKQETIAITLELEEGTWFLNQLPNLMPSADVLPSFKSLKTNFEKDFENFELFWFSKPINHLKKFGLLAV
- a CDS encoding YgiQ family radical SAM protein, with the translated sequence MQTNKLTDWLPTTNKEVKIRGWEELDVILFSGDAYVDHPSFGPAVIGRILESYGLKVAIVPQPSVTDDLQDFTKLGTPKLFFGVTGGCMDPMVSNYTASKKRRDKDAYTPNGDKGFRPDYATSVYSSILKDKFPDVPVLIGGIEASLRRVTHYDYWSDKLMPSILETSKADMLVYGMGEQPLREVVKLLQKGVPFSSLRTIKQTAFLVHKDESIPKNKNWEDVEIVSHEVCLKDKKKFASNFKIIEQESNKLKARRIFQGVKDRTLVINPPYPTMTEKEIDASFDLPYTRLPHPKYNKRGPIPAFEMIKTSINIHRGCFGGCSFCTISAHQGKFIASRSKESVLREVDKVANMPDFKGYLSDIGGPSANMYQMKGKVQSICDKCVAPSCISPVICSNLDTSHKPLTELYQAVDKHPKIKKSFIGSGIRHDMLVPEFNKNADPQELDDYTEEVMTKHISGRLKVAPEHTSDPVLKLMRKPSFQYFHKFKERFDKINIKKNLKLQLIPYFISNHPACEVEDMANLAAETKDMGFQLEQVQGFTPTPMTVATVIYYSGYHPYTLKPTKTPKSKKEKDEQHRFFFWYKKSNKDWIRNTLNKLGRKDLVDVLVPEKENKTWKSVKPVAVKNTFDDAIPSSHSRQKSSHRSKKKRR